One genomic segment of Pagrus major chromosome 13, Pma_NU_1.0 includes these proteins:
- the LOC141006695 gene encoding olfactory receptor 52K1-like, with amino-acid sequence MENYTFNSFTLQLEGLNISKDSVYPVFIIILFSYVFIMLANGGIAFLVFIDKSLHQSMYLLFCNLTFNDILGNSIMVPRLLSDMLLPPSERLISYYECVVQAFTTHMFNTTSLTVLMIMAFDRYVAICNPLRYAAIMTNKMVIKLTVSAWGVALVLVGILLGLTIRLNRCRTMIMNPYCDNASLFKLSCDSVLINNIYGLTFTAFLLTSSVGSMVLTYTKIAVVCLTSKNKSLNSKAMKTCSTHLVLYLIMVSSGMLVISLHRVPQYANIGKLASILFHIVPGSLNPVIYGVQSAEICKSVSRLFRSNH; translated from the coding sequence ATGGAAAACTACACATTCAAcagcttcacactgcagctggAGGGGCTGAATATCTCCAAGGACTCTGTTTACCCTGTCTTTATCATCATCCTTTTCTCCTACGTTTTTATCATGCTTGCGAATGGAGGCATTGCATTTCTGGTTTTTATTGACAAGAGCCTTCACCAGTCGATGTATCTCCTGTTTTGCAACCTGACATTCAATGACATCCTTGGAAATTCGATCATGGTGCCTCGTTTGCTTTCAGACATGTTGCTGCCTCCCTCTGAGCGTCTCATCAGTTATTATGAGTGTGTCGTTCAAGCTTTCACCACACACATGTTCAATACCACCAGTCTCACTGTGCTCATGATTATGGCCTTTGACAGATATGTGGCCATCTGTAATCCTCTGCGCTATGCTGCCATAATGACCAACAAAATGGTGATCAAGCTGACGGTTTCTGCCTGGGGAGTGGCCTTGGTTCTGGTTGGGATTCTTCTCGGTCTGACCATACGGCTGAACCGATGCAGGACGATGATCATGAATCCTTACTGTGACAATGCCTCCCTGTTTAAACTCTCCTGTGACAGTGTGTTAATTAATAATATCTATGGCCTCACTTTCACTGCCTTCTTACTCACCTCTTCTGTAGGCAGCATGGTTCTCACTTACACTAAGATTGCAGTCGTCTGTCTGACCAGTAAGAACAAGTCTTTGAACAGTAAAGCCATGAAGACCTGCAGCACCCATCTGGTTTTGTATCTGATCATGGTGTCTAGTGGGATGCTTGTTATTTCTCTGCATCGAGTGCCTCAGTACGCCAACATCGGGAAATTGGCCTCCATTCTGTTTCATATCGTCCCCGGCAGCCTCAACCCAGTTATTTACGGAGTGCAGTCTGCAGAAATCTGCAAATCCGTGTCAAGATTATTCAGATCCAACCACTGA
- the LOC141007367 gene encoding olfactory receptor 8G17-like gives MENYTFNSFTLQLEGLNISKDSVYPVFLLFFISYIFIMLANAGIAFLVLIDKSLHQPMYLLFCNLPFNDIIGNSIMVPRLLSDILLLPSELIISYHECVLQAFSTHIFGTASHTVLMIMAFDRYVAICNPLRYAAIMTNKMVIKLTVSAWGVAFVLVGILLGLTIRLNRCRTMIMNPYCDNASLFKLSCDSVFINNIYGLTFTIVLLTSSIGAMVLTYTKIAVVCLTSKNKSLNSKALKTCSTHLVVYLIMMTSGFIVIILHRFPQYSDYRKFAAILFHIIPGSLNPIIYGVQSAEICKSLSRLFRSKPVMPSL, from the coding sequence ATGGAAAACTACACATTCAAcagcttcacactgcagctggAGGGGCTGAATATCTCCAAGGACTCTGTTTACCCTGTCTTTCTCTTATTCTTTATCTCCTATATTTTTATCATGCTTGCAAATGCAGGCATTGCATTTCTAGTGTTAATTGACAAGAGCCTTCACCAGCCGATGTATCTCCTGTTTTGCAACCTGCCATTTAATGACATTATTGGAAATTCGATCATGGTGCCTCGTTTGCTCTCAGATATTTTGCTGCTTCCGTCTGAGCTCATCATCAGTTATCACGAATGTGTTCTTCAAGCTTTTTCCACACACATTTTTGGTACTGCTTCTCACACTGTGCTCATGATTATGGCCTTTGACAGATATGTGGCCATCTGTAATCCTCTGCGCTATGCTGCCATAATGACCAACAAAATGGTGATCAAGTTGACGGTTTCTGCCTGGGGAGTGGCCTTTGTTCTGGTTGGGATTCTTCTCGGTCTGACCATACGGCTGAACCGATGCAGGACGATGATCATGAATCCTTACTGTGACAATGCCTCCCTGTTTAAACTCTCCTGTGACAGTGTGTTTATTAATAATATCTATGGCCTCACTTTCACTATTGTCCTGCTCACCTCCTCTATAGGCGCCATGGTTCTCACTTACACAAAGATTGCAGTCGTCTGTCTGACCAGTAAGAACAAGTCTTTGAACAGTAAAGCCTTGAAGACCTGCAGCACTCATCTGGTTGTGTATCTGATCATGATGACCAGTggatttattgtcattattctGCATCGCTTCCCTCAGTACTCAGATTACAGAAAATTTGCTGCCATTCTGTTTCATATCATCCCCGGCAGCCTCAACCCCATTATTTACGGAGTGCAGTCTGCAGAAATCTGCAAATCCTTGTCAAGATTATTCAGATCCAAACCAGTGATGCCATCATTATGA
- the LOC141006697 gene encoding olfactory receptor 52N2-like: MENQTLSPDILLLEGLKVTPQSSIPAFILFLLIYIFIMVSNIGLVVLITMERSLHQPMYLLFCNMSINDIFGASIIIPRLLSDIFIPSTDRYIHYNDCVIQAFCGHLYASACHTVLMIMTFDRYVAICNPLRYATIMTKKMVLMLSLSAWMVALLMVLILVGLSVRLSRCRWIIFNPFCDNASLFKLSCESVLINNIYGLGYTVVLLGSSITSVTLTYLKIAVVCVISKNKALNSKALQTCATHLAVYIILFVSGCIVIILHRFQNISNHRKLASILFHVVPPALNAVIYGLQIKAVRQKIFIMFTKKTMTVTDVK; the protein is encoded by the coding sequence ATGGAGAACCAGACTTTAAGTCCAGATATTCTGCTCCTGGAGGGGTTAAAGGTCACCCCCCAGTCCTCCATTCCTgccttcatcctcttcctcctcatttaCATCTTCATCATGGTGTCCAACATCGGCTTGGTCGTCCTGATCACCATGGAGAGGAGCCTCCACCAGCCCATGTATCTGCTCTTCTGCAACATGAGTATTAATGATATTTTTGGTGCCTCAATCATCATCCCTCGCCTGCTGAGTGACATTTTTATCCCAAGCACAGACCGCTACATTCATTACAACGATTGTGTCATTCAGGCTTTTTGTGGCCACTTGTATGCAAGTGCCTGTCACACGGTGCTCATGATCATGACTTTTGATCGATATGTGGCCATCTGCAATCCCCTGCGATACGCCACCATCATGACCAAGAAGATGGTGTTGATGCTGTCGCTGTCGGCCTGGATGGTTGCATTACTGATGGTGCTGATCCTCGTGGGCCTCAGCGTCCGTCTGTCACGCTGCAGGTGGATTATATTCAACCCGTTCTGCGACAACGCCTCCTTGTTCAAACTGTCCTGTGAGAGTGTCCTCATCAATAACATCTACGGCCTCGGCTACACGGTGGTCCTGCTGGGCTCCTCCATCACCAGCGTCACTCTCACCTACCTGAAGATCGCTGTAGTGTGTGTGATCAGTAAAAACAAGGCTCTGAACAGCAAAGCGCTGCAGACCTGTGCCACCCACCTGGCTGTGTACATCATCCTGTTTGTGTCGGGCTGCATCGTCATCATCCTCCATCGTTTCCAGAACATTTCGAATCACAGGAAGCTGGCGTCCATCTTGTTCCATGTGGTCCCTCCGGCTCTGAACGCAGTTATCTACGGACTGCAAATTAAAGCAGTCAGACAAAAGAttttcatcatgtttacaaagaAAACGATGACTGTGACAGATGTGAAATGA
- the LOC141007369 gene encoding olfactory receptor 52N2-like: MENQTLSPDILLLEGLKVTPQSSIPAFILLLLIYIFIMVSNIGLVVLITMERSLHQPMYLLFCNMSINDIFGATAIIPRLLSDIFIPSTDRYIHYIDCVIQAFCAHLYAGACHTVLMIMTFDRYVAICNPLRYATIMTKKMVLTLSLSAWMVALLMVLILVGLSVRLSRCRWIIFNPFCDNASLFKLSCESVLINNIYGLGYTVVLLGSSITSVTLTYLKIAVVCVLNKNKALNSKALQTCATHLAVYIILFVSGSIIIILHRFQNISDHRKLASILFHVVPPALNAVIYGLQIKAVRQKIFIMFTKKTMTVTDVK; this comes from the coding sequence ATGGAGAACCAGACTTTAAGTCCAGATATTCTGCTCCTGGAGGGGTTAAAGGTCACCCCCCAGTCCTCCATTCCtgccttcatcctcctcctcctcatttacATCTTCATCATGGTGTCCAACATCGGCTTGGTCGTCCTGATCACCATGGAGAGGAGCCTCCACCAGCCCATGTATCTGCTCTTCTGCAACATGAGTATTAATGATATTTTTGGTGCCACGGCCATCATCCCTCGCCTGCTGAGTGACATTTTTATCCCAAGCACAGACCGCTACATTCATTACATCGATTGTGTCATTCAGGCTTTTTGTGCTCACTTGTATGCAGGTGCCTGTCACACGGTGCTCATGATCATGACTTTTGATCGATATGTGGCCATCTGCAATCCCCTGCGATACGCCACCATCATGACCAAGAAGATGGTGTTGACGCTGTCGCTGTCGGCCTGGATGGTTGCATTACTGATGGTGCTGATCCTCGTGGGCCTCAGCGTCCGTCTGTCACGCTGCAGGTGGATTATATTCAACCCGTTCTGCGACAACGCCTCCTTGTTCAAACTGTCCTGTGAGAGTGTCCTCATCAATAACATCTACGGCCTCGGCTACACGGTGGTCCTGCTGGGCTCCTCCATCACCAGCGTCACTCTCACCTACCTGAAGATCGCTGTAGTGTGTGTGCTCAATAAAAACAAGGCTCTGAACAGCAAAGCGCTGCAGACCTGTGCCACCCACCTGGCTGTGTACATCATCCTGTTTGTGTCgggcagcatcatcatcatcctccatcGTTTCCAGAACATTTCGGATCACAGGAAGCTGGCGTCCATCTTGTTCCATGTGGTTCCTCCGGCTCTGAACGCAGTTATCTACGGACTGCAAATTAAAGCAGTCAGACAAAAGAttttcatcatgtttacaaagaAAACGATGACTGTGACAGATGTGAAATGA